Below is a genomic region from Medicago truncatula cultivar Jemalong A17 chromosome 3, MtrunA17r5.0-ANR, whole genome shotgun sequence.
gtttttttagtagttttaTAGTCTCATATTCAAATGTCTCTATTATAGGatcatttctttaattaaaaataaattattttattgaaaggaaataaaaataaacgatTAATCTGTacccaaaataatattaatattattcatgTGTTCTTTaaagaatcttcatcttcaccaaaaaaattcttccTAAAAATTCATATCTTTAGATCTGAAAAATCACAACCACAAAAAAATGTTCATATCTAAAAAACCACCACAATAATACCACATCCTTTTATTAAAGATTTACGAAAGAGCTActtaaaaaattactaaaataatttattaacaaaagaCATTTAAATTCTAAGTTAACTAGCAAAACACACATTAAtgccaaaataatttattaactaAAGACGCATTTAATAacgtttttttttgtaattttgatacttttaatattatttttttggtacatttaaaaatgattgaaacaattttgcaaacaaaaagaaaactacTATAGAGATACATCACACATTTAAAGaactaaataattatttaatcaacttttcataaataaaataatagtactactccctccgttcctttctAACTGTcacttttagaagaaaaaaattgttcatatttaactgtcactttcaaagttcaatgcaacaataaatgttgttttaccaatattaccTTTGAATATTTATTGCAGAGAGAAaaacatatgaaatgaaatattaaactAATAAGGTCATTGcagtaaaagtaaaaacaattatatcaaaagtaataacattattaattgtcttggtttgtgtaaatatcaaaaagtgacaattaaaaaggaacggatgtagcaattttttttaaataaaaaataatagtactaCTTATAAGATGTATTAAcctatttcaaaataataatcaatctaAATAAATGCTGGAACTCGAAATGTTTCGCTTTTTGTTTGTTTCGGTTTCACTTTAACCATTtttactaccaaaaaaaaaaaattaaaccataCCATTTTACTACAGTACACATTTGTATATTATAAAAAGCTGAACCCATCCGCCGTACAACTTTATGTCAGGAAAAAGATTAATATCAAGAAACCAGACGACTGGCTACACGAGGTTTTGGAGGCATTTGTGTATCATGCACAAATTTTATGTTTGTGTATTGTAAACGCCACCCTCTCAAGAGTCTAATGAACATTTTTGTGACCCAAATCTACGGTGGCATTTAGAATGCACaaatagggttgggaataggccaggtcggcctacaggggcctatggcctggcctgtttaagcctggcctggcctggcctgtttattaaaaaggctaggcttaggctttttaaaaagcctatttaagtaaataggccaggcttaggctattaaaaaagcctatgaagcctaataggccggcctgtttatgcatgttaggcttcatagtggacttttttaataggctttaaagctttatagtgaaataggcttttaaggccttatagtagtgatagacaagtcctacactgaaataggcttggaggcctattaagcctatttaaaagtagctaaaatggaatgtttagtgactttaatagtaagtaggcctgtaaataggctttcaggccaggccaggcttttaaataggtcagaccaggccaaaaaaataggcctatgaaaggccataggccaggctcaggcctgcaaaAATTTTCGTAGGCCAgactcaggcctatcaaagcctggcctggcctattcccaaccctatgcacaaatataaaatttgtgCATCATGCACAAGTTACTCTCTCTTTCATTGTTaaccattgatatattattattatatattgacGGTTCAGATTAAAGACGAGTTATCTACTATCAACTTTTTGTCATTgtaccaacaacaaaaatagtGACCCCACCTCTAAATTGTTTATAATAAAAGTTGGAAATAAACTTTTACGTGGGTTACAAATTATTTTACCGTGTAAATTTATGCTTATTTTTTATAGGATCATTtctttaactaaaaataaattattttattgaaaggaaataaaaataaactattaatcTCTACccaaaacaatattaatattattcatgTGTTCTTTaaagaatcttcatcttcaccaAAAAAACTCTTCCTAAAAATTCATATCTTTGGATATGGAAAACCACAACCACAAGAAAATGTTCATATCTAAAAACCACCACAATAATACCACATCCTTTTATTAAAGATTTACGAAAAagctatttaaaaaattactaaaataatttattaacaaaagacatttaaattctaatttaacTAGCAAAACACACATTAATGCCAAAATAATTGATTAACTAAAGACAcatttaataacatttttttttgtaattttgatactttaaattattttttttggtacatttaaaaatgattgaaacaattttgcaaacaaaaagaaaactacTATAGAGATACATCACACATTTAAAGaactaaataattatttaatcaacttttcataaataaaataatagtacTACTCCCACCGTTCCTTTCTAACTGTcacttttagagagagaaaatttgttcctatttaactgtcactttcaaagttcaatgcaacaataaatgttgttttaccaatattatctttgaatatttattgcggagagaaaaacatatgaaatgaaatattaaattaataaagtcATTAcagtaaaagtaaaaacaattgtatcaaaagtaataACATTGTtaattgtcttggtttgtgtaaaatgtcaaaatgtcataattaaaaaggaacggatgtagcaattttttttttaataaaatataatagtaCTACTTATAAGATGTATTAAcctatttcaaaataataatcaatctaAATAAATGCTAGAACTCGAACTGTTTCGCTTTTTGTTTGTTTCGATTTCACTTTAATCATTGTTActgccaaaaataaaaattaaaccatACCATTTCACTACAGTACACATTAGTATATTATAAAAAGCTGAATCCATCTGCCGTACAACTTTATGTCAGGAAAAAGATTAGTATCAAGAAACCGGACGACTGGCTACAGGAGGTTTTGGAGGCATTTGTGCATCATGCACAAATTTTATGTTTGTGTATTGTAACCCAGGCGAGAATTCCTTGAATAGTATAATACGGTGGCATTTAGTATACACAAGTTAATCTTTTTGTGTATCATacacaaatgtattttttaCCCACCGTAGGCAGTTTCTggtaatatatataatagacaTTTAACCTCTCAACATACTTTTATTTACAACAAAGCTACCCCAATGACTTTAATTATTATGAAATGGCCTAATAGTTTAACCATTTAACAGACTTTCTTTCACGTCTAAAACTCAAGAAAATGCTTCTCTCTCCATAGTGAAAACCCATAATCACTATTAATAAACAACATCCTTGTAAACATGAGTTCCTTTCAAAACAATTCTTGTAAACCTGAAATCCTCTACCTCTCATCTCCCTCTGTCATGCCTACAAATCACTATCCTCTCCCTCTTAGATCTAAAACCACCATCTTAGATCTGGAACAAGTAGGTCGAAACCCCAGTAGATCTAAGCCAAAGTCAGAAGAAAATTGAATCGTGGTCTATACGACGCTGAGGATGCAATAAAATTTGGGAACTGTGAATGTGGTGTTCAACCATATCACAATTTCAAAATTGGAATTTGGAATGTTTGATTTGGCTTGGTCGAAGATGGtgaagacaattttttttaggttgtTTCAAAGTTTCTTCCGGTACATATTTCTGTAAGGATTGTGCTGGTTTGTGTGAGGCCCCTCCCCCAATTCATGTTGAAATCCAGAAAACAACAGCTTGACCAATTAAAGGAGAGAATACATCAAAGGATTCAATAATTGTTATTccacaaaatataatttataagtactcaatctttaaattaatacattttttagttttttttttttaaaacaaaatacattttttagtatttactaaaaaataataactttttatttatattagcaCTAAATATAGTTTTTCATACTTTCTCAGTCCTTTAttaataatacttttttattaaatattttcatttttgatagtaaatacttaattttattaaatttgatagtaaatacttaattttattaattttttagtttaattgatatttttactaGATATAGTTTTTCAACAATATTCATTccttaagtaaatttttttaggatttataatattttcactttttaaaaattaattatagtataccaaaaaaaattaattatagttTAAACCAATATCTGGAGTCAATTATTACTATACGATGATGATCATCAgataatattttcaatatttgattatttttttgtcataataaatatttttatataaatgcaTAAATACAATTCCAGTATTATTGGATACCCTCTTTGCAATTACCTACAATATAACACTAAACTTACTATACCCATTCTTCAATCTTGGCCATTGAATTgtttaataatatatcaatggtaaaaaatacatttgtgtACGATACATAAAAAGATTGACCTGTGTATGTTAAATGCCACCGTATAATACACACAAGATgtaatatatgtttaatatCTCGTAtattatactacctccgtccctaattataggacccttttgagaattttttttgtccctttttataatatctctttctagtttcaactacattaattatttctttacatacatgcccttatttattatacatttttttcttcaatcagcaataaatagagAATGTTGAAACATAAACCaatcttctttcttaaaggataaaattgtaaaaacaatagtaattacaaagatatttaatacaaatatccactatcttaatatCCACTAAGGACAGAGGTAGTATTATGatgggaaaaaaaattcttgaacATTAATTCTTAAACAcgtacaatattaattatatataggGGATTTATATTTTGATGGTTTATATAACACAACTAATCattcaaacaaattaaactcTAGAAAAATCACGATTCATCTCATATTGGTTGATGCCAAAACTAAACGCTAAATATTAATCCTGTTCATATAAATGCTCATTTTGTTATAACTTCGATTCCAAACTTTAACACAGACAGCAGTTGAAGTAGACTTTGCCAAGCAAAAGCTTTGTACATTAAACTCAACAAACATTTCTTGACTTTTGtcacacacaaaaaatcatTCTAGACGTTTTATGCATCATGATTCACGAGCTTTATTAAGCAATATGGCGTGTGTTATGATGTTGAAGACCTTATTTATTAgtctatttaaaatttattcacatAAAAcctaaaaattgttttctaatttacacccacttaaaaaaaatatataggtgTGTAAATTAGCAAACATGCAGATTTTTCATTCGACTGAAAAATCATTCATCATACATATCATGAAGCCGGTATGTATGTAGATGTTCTAGCCAATATAAATTGTGATTAGGATTCTACTTTGATTTTCTATGAGTCCTATCAGATTAAGatcaatcatttatttttacttgATGTTGCTGGATTAGTATGTCCACCTATTGATCGTTATAGTCTTTTTTTCTCTAGTTTTTTCCGCtttgcaataaaaaatgtaCAAGCTCCCTAGCTAAAAAGATGCTATAAAAGATATTATTGTTTGGGTAGAAATACATGTAAAATTTCTGAGCATTATTTTTTGGAACCACAAGTCAACTTTGgacttggttttgaattttgtgcATATTTGTTTTAAGGgagtttctacggtacacccttaaattaaggtgtaccggtacatttgtttcataaatcaataagttaacgatcatttttatgtaaaaaagagctatttatcgacttttatattttagaaaatattatttcataaaaaaaatatatcatttcattttttataagaatcatactaattatttcacattttattgaaaaaataataaatattcactattataagtaataaaaaattaaaaaaaagttgaattttgctTCGCCAacatttttgagaaataaaatattgttattataattgtaaatgatagaaaatattttttcttaaaaaaaaaaaaaaaaaactcattaaactattaatttaaatataggtgtaccagtacactcaaatttttcgagtgtaccatagaaattgccttgttttaaatattatttcatctCCTTATCTATGTGACGGCGACCAAACTAAGAATTACTACTATTAGAAAATTAGAAACCGTAACAAGAACGCTTTGAGTTTGAATAAGTTTGTGAATGTCTGCTTGCATTTTTATCATCATATCCTTCTAGAATATGATCCTAAAGAACATTCAAATGCAATGAAAATGAaacaagaaattttaaatataactaAAGTCATCATGGTATACGACACATGAACAAATCCTTATCGAGAGTCAACTTTGGTGGTCCAATTTATAATCCAAATTCCACTCTTATATAATCATCTTAGCaacttccaaaaaaaattcgttACAATAGTACAACACCAAGAAAATTACACAATGTCACAAACATATTCAATGCTCGAGTTTACAAAGGAGAATCTTAACTATTGGCTACTAGATCACCCATCAATTGTTTCATTCCGGTGGAGTCCTGCCCTATCATGGGGAGCCACATGGTGGTTTCTCATCTCCGCCATATTCTTTTACATCTCCATCACGGTAACTATCCACGTCATCCTTAAACTATGTCGGAGACTGCGCCCTGTACCTTTAGGTCCATTACCAGCAATTCATAGTCTCTCCATGTCATTAATCTCCCTAACAATATTTTTCGGCATGTTTTTCTCTGCTGAAGCTGAGGTTCGGGACACTCGTTGGCTTTGGAAACGAACCCGAACCACACCATTCGAATGGTTACTATGTTTCCCATTGGGCATTCGTCCATCGGGTCGTGTTTTCTTTTGGTCATATGCTTTTTATCTCTCTCGTTATCTTCACATGATTAGGacaattttcattgttttgacCGAAAGAAAATTGTCGTTTTTTAGATTATTTAACAACTCGATTATTCTCATAATGTCATATTTATGGCTGGAGTTTTCACAATCGCTTCAAGTGTTGGCTATATTGTTCTCTACGTTGGTTTGTTCAGTGGTTTATGGGTACCGATTTTGGACACAAATTGGGTTACCTAgtaaaacatttaaattttcaGGGAATTTTCATATGGTGTTGTTTGGTTGCAATTTGGCGTGCCATGTTGGAGTACTTTTGTTGCATTATTCTAGAGGAGGATGTAATGGAATTGGAGCATGggtttttaattcttttttaaatgttttaattcTTTGGCATTTCTTGAAGTCGTATGTTGATACGAACTGTCAAAGGAAGGATGCTTCTTCCAAAAGAGAGGATGACTCTGCTAAGGGTACTTCAGCACATGATAATTAACAATATGCTAAGTCAAAGCCAGAGAAATTTGACAATTAGAAGAATTTTCAATAATATCATTTGAGGAGAGGGAGGTTCTTTGTTGCTTCCCTTTTTCtcgatattttatttttattcctaccttactcttttaatttatttagggTCGCCGATGACTCCCCGGATTAACATGTATTTTAGTGTTGTAGAGAGtctttttgtcattttaatttaGGATTTTagaagattttattttatttattgataaatCAATGGTTAAAGGAATAATAAAATCCAGAAGTAAATATGAAGtcaatattgtcattttatttttcacacTATACAAATGAATGCAATGCAGATGTAATCAAGCAAGCAGTATCTTTAGCACCATCATTATACAAATGGTAGTTCATTTTAAAGATATCATATGGCACTCATGTCATGTTCACTTGCATTGGAATTTGTTTTGCAAAAACACACTCATAACATAATGATAAATACaacaactaataaaaaaacaaataaagacaATTCCTACATGAGTTTTCAAACACATTCAAAGCACTAAAGATTTTGAATCCTTCTAAGAACCATTATTGCTCAAAACAATCTTCACAAATTCCTTCCTCAACTCAAAAGTATCCAGTGTGAAAAAAAAGTCACAGAGATTGTTGTCTTTTGTGATAAGCATACCAGCCCTCACAACCTCATAAGTGGATAGTCCTTCTATTTCTTTTAATATGGATGGACACAACTTGATTCCTTCTTTCAGCTGCGTGTTTCTCGTGTAAAAAAACAAGATGAGAGTTGTTTCATACTTTCAACACTGCTAGCATAAAACTCACCAAACTTGTTCAATGAGGTTAATAAGCTATCAAAAACATCATCATTATATTTTACTCTTTTACTCCCACGTTTTCCAGTCCTATATGTAGTAGCATCCCGTTGTAATTCATTTGCTAGACTTGGTGCCTGAGTAGTGTTATAGATAAGTGTTTCATTCGATCCGGACTCATTCTCTTGTCTTGGTCTTGGTTGTCAAGTTGAAAGTAATTCAACTCTTTCGTAACAATCCTGTGACCTTATTCGCTTTTTCATACGCTTACTTAGAACAAAGATAGCAAGTAATTGTCATCAAAGTAAATAAATTCAACATCTCAAAATGCATGATCAATATCATTGGTATGatctttttcttccttcttcgTGCTTCCATCAAATTAGCCATGATCAAAGATTGAAGTCTTTATTTGCTAAAAATATCATTACACTATACAAGTTAATTCAACAATAATTTTAAAGCACTTACTTTTAACAATTAATTAggaattttataaaagtttcttTGCTAACAAGAGCACAAGGAAAAACAGCAAAACtggaagaaggaaaaaaaatggtacCTTCTAGAGCAAGCCAAATACAAAGCCAAGTCGGAGAGATAGAGATGAAACACTATAAGATCTTGAATTAGAACCAaaatcttcaataaaaaaaaatacattaaagagaaatgaataagtaaaaagatatttgaaattttgaataaagCATAAAATCAAACCTTGGAGAATTTTCATCAGAGTTGATGGAGCAAGATGAATGCAAGAATGAGCATGCAAAGGATGGAATTAATATATCACGGGTTAAAATTGCAAGAACGTGGGTCAAGTAAAGTTCCTGAAAAATTAAACGCCCCCTCAATGCTTAGTGCACTAGTGCCTTTAATTACGTGCTCTACTACCACTAATCTTTCTCAATTATATTTCTATCTTGTATATTTTCTTTTCGGTTGCGCAGCACAGAGAACGTGGAGTGTGGCAGTTAAATTAATTAAGGATTTCtttcgttattttatttttttaagaaagaaactttattttttactacATACACGTACACTGACAATGTACGCACAAGCGATCTATATTTCAATTTcatactgtaaaaaaaaattcatctagTTGAGGCTTTTCAAAGATTGGTAGCTTTGAAACGTTTTGGCACACGTCCTGCTCCTAAAATATAGGGACCCAACTACTTCACTTTAA
It encodes:
- the LOC25490171 gene encoding elongation of fatty acids protein 3-like — its product is MSQTYSMLEFTKENLNYWLLDHPSIVSFRWSPALSWGATWWFLISAIFFYISITVTIHVILKLCRRLRPVPLGPLPAIHSLSMSLISLTIFFGMFFSAEAEVRDTRWLWKRTRTTPFEWLLCFPLGIRPSGRVFFWSYAFYLSRYLHMIRTIFIVLTERKLSFFRLFNNSIILIMSYLWLEFSQSLQVLAILFSTLVCSVVYGYRFWTQIGLPSKTFKFSGNFHMVLFGCNLACHVGVLLLHYSRGGCNGIGAWVFNSFLNVLILWHFLKSYVDTNCQRKDASSKREDDSAKGTSAHDN